In Vagococcus hydrophili, one DNA window encodes the following:
- a CDS encoding AraC family transcriptional regulator: MKNTYESDYWHRIYHLQDYIESHPTEHFTAEELVKESGFSKYHFHRIFKAMTHESLYQFITRTKMEWAQGLLKHRQDLSITAISFELGFSDSAVFSRSFKTYYGMSPKEFRDGQSTEYLEVQKKKRRIVPQKSNINVECEIKKIDRLKVLYQRKIGAYHELDGYEKILGDIFNYAMTHQMLDTKQSKPLAIYHSNPEIGLEENQRTSIGMIVKEDITENGVSDFGILTIDSGLFAIFTFKIKQNQYREAWDYVYGYWLPKSGFVPRNNFPFEVYLNNPMEDSRNEHHVAIYVPVEKMN; this comes from the coding sequence ATGAAAAATACTTATGAATCAGACTATTGGCACCGTATTTATCATTTACAAGATTATATAGAATCACATCCAACAGAACATTTTACGGCGGAAGAATTGGTTAAGGAATCTGGTTTTTCAAAGTATCATTTTCATCGTATTTTTAAAGCAATGACGCATGAATCTTTATACCAATTTATTACGCGAACAAAGATGGAATGGGCACAAGGATTACTGAAACATCGTCAGGATTTATCGATTACAGCGATTTCTTTTGAACTAGGTTTCAGTGATTCGGCTGTCTTTTCAAGAAGCTTTAAAACGTATTACGGGATGTCACCAAAAGAGTTTCGTGATGGACAGTCTACTGAGTATCTTGAAGTTCAAAAAAAGAAAAGAAGAATAGTACCCCAAAAAAGCAATATAAACGTTGAGTGTGAAATTAAAAAGATAGATAGATTAAAGGTTCTTTATCAAAGAAAAATAGGTGCCTACCATGAATTGGATGGTTATGAAAAAATATTGGGAGACATATTTAATTACGCAATGACTCATCAGATGTTAGATACTAAACAATCAAAGCCATTAGCTATTTACCATAGTAATCCAGAGATAGGTTTGGAAGAAAATCAACGAACAAGTATTGGGATGATAGTGAAAGAAGATATCACAGAGAACGGCGTATCTGATTTTGGGATTTTAACAATTGATTCAGGATTATTTGCTATCTTTACTTTTAAAATTAAGCAAAATCAGTATAGAGAAGCTTGGGATTATGTTTACGGCTATTGGCTACCTAAAAGTGGGTTTGTTCCAAGAAATAATTTTCCATTTGAAGTGTATTTAAACAATCCGATGGAAGATAGTCGAAATGAACATCATGTGGCTATTTATGTGCCAGTTGAAAAAATGAACTAA
- a CDS encoding phosphatidylglycerol lysyltransferase domain-containing protein, translating into MKKFLKFFVAFSIFLISFWKLKSELSSINFKDVYNIIQNRSITSIVVLISVSLLGIWILSLYDLVLVRSQKLKVPILKTIKMSWIINSLNTLIGFGGIIGSTIRYNYFQSYTSTENQKSHLKKSISLLLLSMITGIGVLSILVVGNVFSASYLLEQKPILKIGLFILAALLPIFLLVTIVKPPVDTDRFLSLKYTCVSVMDYLFVGIVMHLALKFVGVNVSFWAMESVFIIATIAGLISMVPGGLGAFDVIFLLGMTHQFDIKEGPVLLALVFYRLAYYILPFFLGLILSISEMQLIIKDKFSTDNNMVIFTKEFGTIFVDITKKRVQTLSRWLIVVLFSIGTLFFLQDSVFGLFYIAVEEPNNYLLFGCVLYTLATIYMIPNYLGILYGSREAFRNLIILLSTILVCQLFLFNTLLIIEGIICSVIFGLVLFLSRKSFTSYVTVRFRREKVIWLITLLLMAFIMQTTYYTADYYGLNILKEVYLYPLAISLLWFGYVLFNRYRLRHKYTFELQTHQENMSGERVDFEEILETYSGSNLANLGFLPSNKVLVNKELETGLIYQEKSYYVLVLGDPVGNSENFFPFIKDVHDYATSIGKEIVFYQTTTDNIHIYTELNYTLFNLGEEGEMDVTVFKTSGNKGKVFRQLLNKQEQEELSFQIEASSDELIAELKPVSDEWLGDRKEMSFSLGDFNSEYLLKQDVATIRDKEGQVIAFASMMPAYVEGKISVDLIRWKEHDTIQMMDLLYLNLILWAKDNDYTVFNLGMAPLSSTFEKSNSLLSTVTTSIYHNSSSLYSFKGLRNYKNKFKPNWQPRYLVYPRRLLVSQALAQSYRTIHPKKKADEKDV; encoded by the coding sequence ATGAAGAAGTTTCTTAAGTTTTTTGTCGCCTTTTCCATCTTTCTAATTTCTTTTTGGAAATTAAAATCAGAACTTTCGTCAATTAACTTTAAGGATGTCTATAATATCATCCAAAACAGATCAATCACTTCAATTGTCGTCTTAATTTCAGTCAGTTTGCTTGGGATTTGGATTTTAAGTCTTTATGACTTAGTTCTAGTGAGGTCACAAAAATTAAAGGTACCCATTTTAAAAACAATTAAAATGAGTTGGATTATTAATTCTTTAAATACATTAATTGGATTTGGAGGGATCATCGGTTCTACGATTCGCTATAATTATTTTCAATCTTATACCTCTACCGAAAACCAAAAGAGTCATTTAAAGAAAAGTATCTCACTTTTACTCTTATCAATGATTACAGGAATTGGTGTTCTGTCGATTCTCGTTGTGGGAAATGTTTTTTCAGCTTCTTATTTACTTGAACAAAAACCAATTTTAAAAATAGGGCTGTTTATCTTAGCTGCGTTACTTCCTATTTTTCTACTTGTCACTATCGTCAAACCACCTGTTGATACCGATCGATTTCTTAGTTTAAAGTATACGTGTGTCTCAGTAATGGACTATTTATTTGTAGGAATTGTCATGCATTTAGCCTTAAAATTTGTCGGTGTTAACGTCTCCTTTTGGGCAATGGAAAGTGTCTTTATTATTGCTACCATTGCTGGTTTAATCAGTATGGTTCCAGGTGGATTAGGTGCTTTTGATGTCATCTTTTTACTTGGCATGACTCATCAATTTGATATTAAAGAAGGACCTGTGTTACTTGCACTTGTTTTTTACCGTTTAGCTTATTATATTTTACCTTTCTTTTTAGGCTTGATTTTATCTATCAGTGAGATGCAACTAATTATCAAAGATAAATTTAGCACTGATAATAACATGGTTATCTTTACAAAAGAATTCGGTACAATTTTTGTGGATATTACAAAGAAAAGAGTTCAAACCCTTAGTCGCTGGCTAATAGTCGTTCTGTTCTCTATCGGTACGCTCTTCTTCTTACAAGATTCTGTGTTTGGTCTTTTCTATATTGCTGTTGAAGAACCTAATAATTACTTACTATTTGGCTGTGTTCTCTATACACTGGCTACTATTTATATGATTCCAAACTATTTAGGCATTCTATATGGTTCAAGAGAAGCCTTTAGAAATCTCATTATTCTTTTAAGCACTATTCTAGTTTGCCAATTATTCTTATTCAATACCTTACTTATTATTGAAGGGATTATCTGTTCAGTCATTTTTGGACTTGTTTTATTCCTTTCTCGTAAAAGTTTTACGAGTTATGTCACGGTTCGTTTCCGCCGTGAAAAAGTGATTTGGTTGATTACTTTATTGCTCATGGCTTTTATTATGCAGACAACCTATTATACTGCTGATTATTATGGTTTAAATATTCTTAAAGAAGTCTATCTCTATCCCTTAGCTATTTCTCTGCTTTGGTTTGGCTATGTTCTTTTCAATCGTTACCGTTTACGTCATAAGTACACCTTTGAACTACAAACACATCAAGAAAACATGAGTGGTGAACGAGTAGATTTTGAAGAAATTTTAGAAACCTATTCAGGTAGTAACTTAGCTAATCTAGGCTTTTTACCTTCTAATAAAGTTCTAGTCAATAAAGAATTAGAAACAGGGCTTATCTATCAAGAAAAATCATATTACGTTTTAGTTTTAGGTGATCCTGTGGGTAATAGTGAAAACTTCTTTCCATTTATCAAAGACGTTCATGATTATGCCACAAGTATTGGTAAAGAAATTGTTTTCTATCAAACAACGACTGATAACATTCATATCTATACTGAACTTAACTACACCCTCTTTAACTTAGGTGAAGAAGGCGAAATGGATGTCACTGTTTTTAAAACGTCTGGTAACAAAGGAAAAGTCTTTAGACAACTACTAAACAAGCAAGAGCAAGAAGAATTATCCTTCCAAATTGAAGCTTCATCTGATGAATTAATCGCTGAGTTAAAGCCTGTTTCTGATGAATGGTTGGGAGACCGTAAAGAGATGAGTTTTTCTCTTGGGGACTTTAATTCTGAATACTTACTGAAACAAGATGTAGCCACAATCCGTGATAAAGAAGGTCAGGTCATCGCTTTTGCTTCTATGATGCCTGCGTATGTAGAAGGAAAAATTTCTGTGGATTTAATCCGCTGGAAAGAACACGACACTATTCAAATGATGGACTTACTTTATTTAAATCTCATCCTTTGGGCAAAAGACAATGACTATACAGTCTTTAATTTAGGCATGGCTCCTTTATCTAGTACTTTTGAAAAATCAAATAGCTTGTTAAGTACCGTTACAACAAGTATTTATCATAATTCATCTAGCCTTTATTCATTTAAAGGACTTAGAAACTATAAAAATAAATTCAAACCAAATTGGCAACCGAGATACTTAGTTTATCCAAGACGACTACTTGTCTCGCAAGCTTTAGCACAAAGTTACCGTACCATTCATCCGAAAAAAAAGGCTGATGAAAAAGACGTTTAA
- a CDS encoding GNAT family N-acetyltransferase: MIKSYKQVSAEERTQVWNESFSGYQTSMNMTEEQLDNRLKHLQLCEDSSFIIYEDNKPAGITLYGDKIINNQKIAWVGGLAVHPDFRKNGIGVSLLNQVEEIAKKSDVETITLEVITENMGALKLYEKNGYEAKRKVSVLEGELPAGNDDRLMFDRIQTVQDDDHITIPWQNRKQHGHQVFLINTKEQGTVGEMVCDFDEENDTLIIYQLSLLETKRLQEVLVALKQKFGAKKFKALNLLADSYEVGLLKDYGFEVTMERFQMEKDLLKQSS; encoded by the coding sequence ATGATTAAATCATACAAACAAGTCTCGGCTGAAGAAAGAACACAGGTTTGGAATGAAAGTTTTTCTGGCTATCAAACATCAATGAATATGACGGAGGAACAATTAGATAATCGTTTAAAGCATTTACAGCTTTGTGAAGACTCTTCTTTTATTATCTACGAAGATAATAAGCCAGCAGGGATCACGCTTTACGGAGACAAAATAATCAATAATCAAAAAATAGCTTGGGTCGGTGGTTTAGCTGTTCATCCTGATTTTAGAAAAAATGGAATCGGTGTTTCTCTACTTAATCAAGTAGAAGAAATAGCAAAAAAATCAGATGTAGAGACTATTACCTTAGAAGTAATCACTGAAAATATGGGTGCTTTAAAACTTTATGAGAAAAATGGCTATGAAGCTAAAAGAAAAGTTTCCGTTCTTGAAGGAGAACTACCGGCAGGAAATGATGATCGTTTAATGTTCGATAGAATTCAAACAGTTCAAGATGATGATCATATCACGATTCCTTGGCAAAATAGAAAACAACATGGACATCAAGTCTTTTTGATTAACACTAAAGAACAAGGAACTGTTGGGGAAATGGTGTGTGACTTTGATGAAGAAAATGACACTTTAATTATTTATCAATTGTCACTACTTGAAACCAAACGATTACAAGAAGTTTTAGTAGCCTTAAAACAAAAATTTGGAGCTAAAAAATTTAAAGCATTGAATTTATTAGCTGATTCTTATGAAGTTGGTTTACTGAAAGATTATGGATTTGAAGTGACGATGGAAAGATTTCAAATGGAAAAAGATTTATTAAAACAATCGTCTTAG
- a CDS encoding cation-translocating P-type ATPase: MEKKIYQVGIEDVIKEVNSSKEGLTGSEAKTRLEKNGYNQLKEAPKKTSFALFLETFKDAMVIVLLIVAIIQMAMGSYIESLVIFAVLLMNSVVSVIQTKKAEGSLDALKSLSAPDAKVIREGKEMSIPAKEVVVGDVVILEAGDYVPADGRLLDAGSLKVDEGMLTGESVPAEKTLDVISEVVPIGDRSNMVFSGTIVTYGRGLFLVTAIGNDTEIGEVATLLESTVDQKTPLQRGLDSFSKKLSLAILVLSLVILGVQVARIMINGGSGDMTADLLNAFMFAVAVAVAAIPEALQSIVTIVLSIGTKQMASQNAIIRKLPAVETLGSTSVVCTDKTGTLTQNKMTIVDFYLPIEQSKEELSDVSKWSHSFKKLMEISLLANDATINEDNQKLGDPTEIAFLDYSDTLNHSYREVRQNHPRLQELPFDSDRKLMSTLHLIDGEHLLLTKGGPDVLLGRSSKILLDNEVVPLTEDILAKIQEQNEAFSNRALRVLAFAYKPLENRELALEDEDDLIFVGLMAMIDPPRDTVTQAVTDAKSAGIKTVMITGDHKTTAVAIAREIGIFETDDLALTGTELDALTEDELMERLERISVYARVSPENKIRIVKAWQAKGHVSAMTGDGVNDAPALKQADIGIAMGTGTDVAKDAAAMILTDDNFASIISAVKVGRNVFDNIKKAIAYLFAGNLGAIIAILFALVMDWANPFTALQLLFINLVNDSLPAIALGMEKAEPTIMKRSPRNPNAGIFTGKTLTSVTYRGIIIAVAVIFAQWLGMRESAELGVAMAFSTLIWSRTLQTFPARSNSETAIKAGFFSNKTVLVSVAVCSVLYGVTLIPGIRQVFSLPASFSLNDIAMSIGLAIVATLLMEVTKLVLGAVQKNK, encoded by the coding sequence TTGGAAAAGAAAATATATCAAGTCGGTATTGAAGATGTCATAAAAGAAGTTAATTCCTCAAAAGAAGGATTAACAGGAAGTGAGGCAAAAACTCGCTTAGAAAAAAACGGCTACAATCAATTAAAAGAAGCACCTAAAAAGACAAGCTTTGCTTTATTTTTAGAAACATTTAAAGATGCAATGGTGATTGTTTTATTAATTGTCGCTATCATTCAAATGGCGATGGGCTCTTACATTGAGTCACTTGTTATTTTTGCGGTTCTTTTAATGAACTCAGTAGTCAGCGTGATTCAAACAAAAAAAGCAGAAGGTTCACTTGATGCTTTAAAGAGTCTATCAGCGCCTGATGCGAAAGTCATTCGTGAAGGAAAAGAAATGAGCATCCCTGCAAAAGAAGTGGTTGTAGGCGACGTGGTTATTTTAGAAGCAGGTGATTATGTTCCTGCTGACGGTCGCTTACTTGATGCGGGTTCTTTAAAAGTGGATGAGGGTATGCTAACTGGTGAATCTGTTCCAGCTGAAAAAACGCTAGACGTTATTTCAGAAGTTGTTCCAATTGGAGATCGTAGTAACATGGTCTTTAGTGGCACAATCGTAACATATGGTCGAGGTCTGTTTCTTGTTACAGCTATAGGAAATGACACTGAAATTGGAGAGGTAGCAACGTTACTTGAAAGTACAGTTGATCAAAAAACACCATTACAGCGTGGTTTAGATAGTTTTAGTAAAAAACTTAGTTTAGCTATCTTAGTTTTATCATTAGTTATTTTAGGTGTTCAAGTCGCTAGAATTATGATAAATGGTGGTTCTGGTGACATGACGGCTGATTTATTAAATGCCTTTATGTTTGCTGTGGCTGTGGCTGTAGCCGCCATTCCAGAAGCATTACAATCAATTGTGACGATTGTTTTATCTATCGGAACCAAACAAATGGCAAGTCAAAATGCCATCATTCGTAAACTTCCCGCAGTAGAAACTTTGGGTTCGACAAGTGTGGTATGTACGGATAAAACAGGAACACTGACACAAAATAAAATGACAATTGTTGATTTTTACTTACCAATCGAGCAGTCTAAAGAGGAATTATCTGATGTAAGTAAATGGAGCCATTCGTTTAAGAAATTAATGGAAATCAGCTTACTGGCTAATGATGCAACGATTAATGAAGATAATCAAAAATTAGGTGATCCAACAGAAATTGCCTTTCTGGATTATAGCGATACGTTAAATCATTCATATCGTGAGGTAAGACAAAATCATCCTCGTTTACAAGAACTACCATTTGATTCTGATCGAAAATTAATGTCGACACTACATTTAATTGATGGTGAACATTTACTATTAACAAAAGGTGGACCAGATGTTCTTTTAGGTCGTAGCTCGAAAATTTTATTAGATAATGAAGTTGTCCCATTAACAGAAGATATTCTAGCTAAGATTCAAGAACAGAATGAAGCCTTCTCAAATCGTGCCTTACGCGTCTTGGCGTTTGCATACAAACCTTTAGAAAATCGTGAATTAGCTTTAGAAGATGAAGATGATTTAATTTTCGTTGGTCTAATGGCAATGATTGATCCACCGAGAGACACGGTAACTCAAGCTGTAACGGACGCTAAAAGCGCTGGAATTAAAACAGTGATGATTACAGGAGATCACAAGACAACAGCTGTAGCAATTGCTCGTGAGATTGGTATCTTCGAAACAGATGATTTAGCATTAACAGGCACAGAATTAGATGCGTTAACAGAAGATGAATTAATGGAGCGTTTAGAAAGAATTTCAGTTTATGCTCGTGTGTCGCCAGAAAATAAAATCCGAATTGTCAAAGCTTGGCAAGCAAAAGGTCATGTGTCAGCAATGACAGGAGACGGTGTGAATGACGCACCAGCCTTAAAACAAGCCGACATCGGAATTGCCATGGGTACAGGAACAGACGTAGCTAAAGATGCGGCTGCCATGATTTTAACAGACGATAACTTTGCTTCAATTATTAGTGCTGTAAAAGTGGGGCGCAATGTCTTTGATAATATTAAAAAAGCGATTGCTTATCTATTTGCAGGTAACTTAGGAGCAATCATTGCGATTCTGTTTGCTCTAGTTATGGATTGGGCAAACCCATTTACAGCCTTACAATTACTATTTATTAACTTAGTCAATGATTCATTACCAGCGATTGCTCTAGGGATGGAAAAAGCTGAACCAACGATTATGAAACGCTCACCAAGAAATCCAAATGCAGGTATTTTCACTGGAAAAACATTAACATCGGTAACGTATCGTGGAATTATTATTGCTGTAGCTGTGATTTTTGCACAGTGGTTAGGTATGAGAGAATCAGCTGAGTTAGGTGTGGCAATGGCCTTCTCAACATTAATTTGGAGCCGTACCCTGCAAACATTCCCAGCAAGATCTAATAGTGAAACAGCCATTAAAGCAGGATTTTTCTCTAACAAAACGGTCTTAGTTTCTGTAGCAGTGTGTTCTGTGCTTTACGGAGTAACATTGATTCCTGGAATAAGACAAGTCTTCTCATTACCAGCTTCATTCTCATTAAATGATATTGCGATGTCAATTGGTTTAGCCATTGTAGCAACTCTTTTAATGGAAGTAACTAAATTAGTATTAGGTGCTGTTCAAAAAAATAAATAA
- a CDS encoding acyltransferase family protein — protein MKKYYHGLDGLRTIAIIGVVLYHLLPNVFKGGFLGVPLFFSISGFLITAPLIEEKKKSEHINYKKFYLKRIKRIYPSMVIMLVVVGLIALIVEKDQGYWMEAISSLLGVNNLWQLNNQVSYFEQFKDLNLLKHLWSLSVELQFYLIMPLIVGKFVNKKNGVNRLREFLVIMTLLSWLIMMTVFLFKGNSTVYYLFTARFFSFSMGSIVSILYFNHNLKRNFNHSLVTIGLMLIALFVISDYKPSTYLVGMFAFSLLGAFTIWSVVSNDKIDQLFSNKFFQFIGLRSYDIFLWYYPVLALYQKYVKWDGSLPTFHITVQLLIILALSNFSYYLSQYIVGKREKKNTLQLVIAVECLFLVGITVTAGTMILNHQKETKIEVATSSSSSEISKNITKEPEQKKATETTTKPEPKKEVNSILFLGDSVMLGAEEKIKETFNGKQLEVKARVGKQPYEILTDLEETDLTQYEMVVIGVGNNGLVRKNEFDQIVNELENKRIIFVTTAVEMPWKVPSNNILKEYDKNNKNIELFDWDTYVAQHPNEGLLEEDGIHLTLRGQEEYTRLLKEVIEK, from the coding sequence TTGAAAAAATATTATCACGGTTTGGACGGATTGCGAACGATTGCAATTATTGGAGTGGTTCTCTATCATTTATTACCCAATGTTTTTAAAGGTGGGTTTTTAGGAGTACCATTATTCTTCTCAATTTCAGGATTTTTAATCACAGCACCTCTAATAGAAGAAAAGAAAAAGTCGGAACATATTAATTATAAAAAATTTTATTTAAAAAGAATTAAACGAATTTATCCTTCTATGGTAATCATGCTAGTGGTTGTTGGATTAATAGCACTTATTGTTGAGAAGGATCAAGGGTACTGGATGGAGGCGATTAGTTCTCTTTTAGGAGTTAATAATTTATGGCAACTAAACAATCAAGTGTCCTATTTTGAACAGTTTAAAGACTTAAATTTGTTGAAACATTTATGGTCTTTATCTGTAGAATTACAGTTTTACCTTATTATGCCGTTGATTGTTGGAAAATTTGTTAACAAGAAGAATGGTGTGAACCGATTAAGAGAATTTTTGGTTATCATGACGTTATTATCTTGGTTGATAATGATGACAGTCTTTTTGTTTAAAGGAAATTCAACAGTTTATTACCTATTTACAGCGAGATTTTTCTCCTTTAGTATGGGCTCAATTGTGAGTATTTTATATTTTAATCATAATCTAAAACGTAATTTTAACCATAGTTTAGTGACGATTGGCTTAATGCTGATTGCTCTATTCGTTATTTCGGATTATAAGCCGTCTACGTATTTAGTTGGCATGTTTGCATTTAGTTTACTAGGAGCCTTTACTATTTGGTCAGTGGTATCTAATGATAAGATTGATCAATTATTTTCTAATAAATTTTTTCAGTTTATTGGATTAAGAAGCTATGATATCTTTTTATGGTATTATCCAGTCTTAGCTTTGTATCAAAAATATGTCAAATGGGATGGAAGTTTACCAACGTTTCATATAACCGTACAACTTTTAATTATTTTAGCTTTAAGTAATTTCTCTTATTATCTTTCTCAGTATATTGTAGGTAAGAGAGAAAAGAAAAACACATTACAATTAGTAATCGCTGTGGAGTGTTTATTCTTAGTGGGAATCACGGTGACAGCGGGGACGATGATTTTAAACCATCAGAAAGAAACAAAAATAGAAGTAGCAACAAGTTCGTCTAGTAGTGAAATTTCCAAGAATATTACTAAAGAACCTGAGCAAAAAAAAGCAACCGAGACAACAACTAAACCAGAACCTAAAAAAGAAGTAAATAGTATTCTTTTTTTAGGTGATTCTGTCATGCTTGGAGCGGAAGAAAAAATTAAAGAAACCTTTAATGGCAAACAGTTAGAAGTTAAAGCGCGTGTTGGAAAACAACCTTATGAAATCTTAACCGATCTAGAAGAAACAGATTTGACTCAGTATGAAATGGTTGTTATTGGTGTTGGAAATAATGGATTAGTACGAAAAAATGAATTTGACCAAATTGTTAATGAACTTGAAAATAAACGAATTATTTTTGTAACAACGGCTGTCGAGATGCCTTGGAAAGTACCAAGTAATAATATCTTAAAAGAGTACGATAAAAATAATAAGAATATTGAATTGTTTGATTGGGATACTTATGTAGCCCAGCATCCTAATGAAGGACTGTTAGAAGAAGATGGCATTCATTTAACGCTTAGAGGACAAGAAGAGTATACGCGATTACTTAAAGAAGTGATTGAGAAATAG
- a CDS encoding sensor histidine kinase, translated as MKIWMKNFFYTTGIISLVSLVTLLTLYLWMPSYYENKLKKEATSKTEELISSFEKKSFDEIKHIIDSSLDFNYAYKLLDKNGNLLSESFPNTSTFFIFDDQKNTEELTKEPSSKELITTFPGLIIQRKSFKDKEGTEYTLVTEIYSQPISDAKRVLLDLAPYIIGISLLLGMIAALIYSKLSTKRIRLVSENTRKMVDFEQDVTCHISGKDEISDLANDITHLNDTLKEAIHSLEKEVDKRKEAEKNKAYFVQSAAHELKTPVAIMSGLVEGMSLNIGKYQDHETYLKKCQELLNQQTKLISEITSVYKLTESVNKKKSLEKVNLKDLISPLIEANKLLPNQGKKDFLLNISEDSVLVNPEDLTRILSNIINNAYRYSFDQSQIKITYQQKMITIENNCIPLEEDILMKIFDPFYRPDFARNRNDGGSGLGLFFVKQLADFYQYEISFTPNRENTGMVFKINL; from the coding sequence ATGAAAATATGGATGAAAAATTTCTTCTATACCACCGGCATCATCAGTCTTGTTTCTCTTGTCACTCTATTAACCCTCTATCTGTGGATGCCTAGTTATTATGAGAACAAACTAAAAAAAGAAGCAACCAGTAAAACAGAAGAATTAATTAGTTCTTTTGAAAAGAAATCCTTCGATGAGATTAAACACATCATTGATTCTTCTTTAGATTTTAATTATGCTTATAAATTGCTGGACAAAAATGGAAACTTGCTCTCGGAATCTTTCCCTAATACAAGTACTTTTTTCATATTTGATGATCAAAAAAACACTGAAGAATTAACTAAGGAACCCTCATCAAAAGAGCTAATAACAACTTTTCCAGGACTAATTATTCAAAGAAAATCATTTAAGGATAAAGAAGGCACAGAGTACACCTTAGTCACTGAGATTTACTCACAACCCATCTCAGACGCTAAACGTGTTCTTCTAGATTTGGCTCCGTACATAATAGGTATCTCTCTTCTTTTAGGAATGATCGCTGCTCTTATTTATTCAAAGTTATCTACCAAGAGAATCCGTTTAGTCTCAGAGAACACGCGAAAAATGGTTGATTTTGAACAAGATGTCACCTGTCATATTAGTGGAAAAGATGAAATATCTGACTTAGCAAATGATATTACTCATTTAAATGACACACTAAAAGAAGCCATTCATTCTTTAGAAAAAGAAGTGGATAAAAGAAAAGAAGCTGAGAAAAATAAAGCTTATTTTGTTCAGAGTGCTGCTCATGAATTAAAAACACCTGTTGCGATTATGTCTGGGTTAGTTGAAGGTATGAGCTTAAATATCGGAAAGTATCAAGATCATGAAACCTACTTAAAAAAATGCCAAGAATTACTGAATCAGCAAACCAAACTTATTTCAGAAATCACCTCAGTTTATAAACTGACCGAGAGTGTTAATAAAAAAAAATCATTGGAAAAAGTTAATCTGAAAGATTTAATTTCACCACTTATCGAAGCAAATAAATTACTACCCAACCAAGGTAAAAAAGACTTTCTACTCAACATTTCTGAGGATTCAGTTTTAGTAAATCCAGAAGATTTAACCCGAATTTTATCTAATATTATTAATAATGCTTATCGATACTCCTTCGATCAAAGTCAAATTAAGATTACCTATCAACAAAAAATGATAACCATTGAGAATAACTGTATACCACTAGAAGAAGATATTTTAATGAAAATATTTGACCCCTTCTACCGACCTGATTTTGCAAGAAATAGAAACGATGGTGGTTCTGGACTTGGGTTGTTTTTTGTTAAACAACTTGCTGATTTTTATCAGTATGAGATTAGTTTTACTCCGAACAGAGAAAATACAGGAATGGTTTTTAAAATTAATTTATAA
- a CDS encoding response regulator transcription factor: MTHILLIEDEEMLSEIVSEFLMDANFKVTTAINGEEGLVVFNEQNFDLILLDIMLPKISGLDVLKNIRTTSSVPIIMMTALDDEYTQLASFNQHIDDYITKPFSPSILVKRIEAVLRRSRPDNQINSDKLLGDLDISYEDYQVTYNDQLVELTKKEFEILACLTKRPNTVIPRGQIIYNVWGYEDNLDNRLLDNHFKNIRKKLPEVTIQTVTGIGYKLEVSK, encoded by the coding sequence ATGACACATATTTTATTAATAGAAGATGAAGAGATGTTAAGTGAGATTGTTTCAGAATTTTTAATGGATGCTAACTTTAAAGTAACTACTGCGATTAATGGCGAGGAAGGTTTAGTTGTATTTAATGAGCAAAATTTTGACTTAATTTTACTAGATATTATGCTTCCTAAAATTAGCGGGTTAGATGTTTTGAAAAATATTCGTACAACAAGCAGTGTCCCCATTATCATGATGACTGCCCTAGATGATGAGTACACACAATTAGCTAGTTTCAATCAACACATTGATGACTACATCACTAAACCTTTTTCCCCTTCTATTTTAGTTAAACGAATCGAAGCTGTGTTACGACGTTCTAGACCTGATAATCAAATAAATTCTGACAAATTATTAGGCGACTTAGATATCTCTTATGAAGATTATCAAGTCACGTATAATGATCAATTAGTTGAGTTAACAAAAAAAGAGTTTGAAATTTTAGCTTGTTTAACTAAGCGTCCGAATACAGTTATTCCTCGTGGACAAATAATTTATAATGTTTGGGGATATGAAGATAACTTGGATAACCGATTACTAGATAATCATTTTAAAAACATTCGCAAAAAACTGCCTGAAGTTACTATTCAGACAGTCACTGGTATTGGTTATAAATTAGAGGTTTCAAAATGA